One window of Cervus elaphus chromosome 2, mCerEla1.1, whole genome shotgun sequence genomic DNA carries:
- the TNNT3 gene encoding troponin T, fast skeletal muscle isoform X14 encodes MELQALIDSHFEARKKEEEELVALKERIEKRRAERAEQQRIRAEKERERQNRLAEEKARREEEDAKRRAEDDLKKKKALSSMGANYSSYLAKADQKRGKKQTAREMKKKVLAERRKPLNIDHLSEDKLRDKAKELWDTLYKLEMDKFEYGEKLKRQKYDITNLRSRIDQAQKHSKKAGTTAKGKVGGRWK; translated from the exons ATGGAGCTCCAGGCTCTCATCGACAGCCACTTCGAGGCTcggaagaaggaggaagaggagctggTCGCCCTCAAGGAGAGAATC GAGAAGCGCCGAGCAGAGAGAGCTGAGCAGCAGAGGATCCGGGCAGAGAAGGAGCGTGAACGCCAGAACAGACTGGCG gaggagaaggcgcgGCGGGAGGAGGAGGACGCCAAGAGGCGGGCTGAGGATGACCTGAAGAAAAAGAAGGCTCTGTCCTCCATGGGTGCCAACTACAGCAGCTACCTGGCCAAG GCAGACCAGAAGAGGGGCAAGAAGCAGACAGCCCGGGAGATGAAGAAGAAGGTCCTGGCCGAGCGGAGGAAGCCCCTCAACATCGACCACCTCAGCGAGGACAAGCTCAG GGACAAGGCCAAGGAGCTCTGGGACACCTTGTACAAGCTAGAGATGGACAAGTTTGAGTATGGAGAGAAGCTGAAGCGTCAGAAATACGAC ATCACCAACCTCAGGAGCCGCATTGACCAGGCCCAGAAGCA CAGCAAGAAGGCCGGGACCACGGCCAAGGGCAAAGTCGGCGGGCGCTGGAAGTAG
- the TNNT3 gene encoding troponin T, fast skeletal muscle isoform X13 → MELQALIDSHFEARKKEEEELVALKERIEKRRAERAEQQRIRAEKERERQNRLAEEKARREEEDAKRRAEDDLKKKKALSSMGANYSSYLAKADQKRGKKQTAREMKKKVLAERRKPLNIDHLSEDKLRDKAKELWDTLYKLEMDKFEYGEKLKRQKYDIMNVRARVEMLAKFSKKAGTTAKGKVGGRWK, encoded by the exons ATGGAGCTCCAGGCTCTCATCGACAGCCACTTCGAGGCTcggaagaaggaggaagaggagctggTCGCCCTCAAGGAGAGAATC GAGAAGCGCCGAGCAGAGAGAGCTGAGCAGCAGAGGATCCGGGCAGAGAAGGAGCGTGAACGCCAGAACAGACTGGCG gaggagaaggcgcgGCGGGAGGAGGAGGACGCCAAGAGGCGGGCTGAGGATGACCTGAAGAAAAAGAAGGCTCTGTCCTCCATGGGTGCCAACTACAGCAGCTACCTGGCCAAG GCAGACCAGAAGAGGGGCAAGAAGCAGACAGCCCGGGAGATGAAGAAGAAGGTCCTGGCCGAGCGGAGGAAGCCCCTCAACATCGACCACCTCAGCGAGGACAAGCTCAG GGACAAGGCCAAGGAGCTCTGGGACACCTTGTACAAGCTAGAGATGGACAAGTTTGAGTATGGAGAGAAGCTGAAGCGTCAGAAATACGAC ATCATGAACGTCCGGGCCAGAGTGGAGATGCTGGCCAAGTT CAGCAAGAAGGCCGGGACCACGGCCAAGGGCAAAGTCGGCGGGCGCTGGAAGTAG
- the TNNT3 gene encoding troponin T, fast skeletal muscle isoform X10 has translation MSDEEVEHVEEEAQEEEEVQEEEKPRPRLTAPKIPEGEKVDFDDIQKKRQNKDLMELQALIDSHFEARKKEEEELVALKERIEKRRAERAEQQRIRAEKERERQNRLAEEKARREEEDAKRRAEDDLKKKKALSSMGANYSSYLAKADQKRGKKQTAREMKKKVLAERRKPLNIDHLSEDKLRDKAKELWDTLYKLEMDKFEYGEKLKRQKYDIMNVRARVEMLAKFSKKAGTTAKGKVGGRWK, from the exons ATGTCGGACGAGGAAGT TGAGCACGTGGAGG AAGAGGCCCAGGAGGAAG AAGAAGTCCAGGAAG AGGAGAAGCCGAGACCCAG aCTCACTGCTCCTAAGATCCCGGAAGGGGAGAAAGTCGACTTTGAT GACATCCAGAAGAAGCGCCAGAACAAAGACCTCATGGAGCTCCAGGCTCTCATCGACAGCCACTTCGAGGCTcggaagaaggaggaagaggagctggTCGCCCTCAAGGAGAGAATC GAGAAGCGCCGAGCAGAGAGAGCTGAGCAGCAGAGGATCCGGGCAGAGAAGGAGCGTGAACGCCAGAACAGACTGGCG gaggagaaggcgcgGCGGGAGGAGGAGGACGCCAAGAGGCGGGCTGAGGATGACCTGAAGAAAAAGAAGGCTCTGTCCTCCATGGGTGCCAACTACAGCAGCTACCTGGCCAAG GCAGACCAGAAGAGGGGCAAGAAGCAGACAGCCCGGGAGATGAAGAAGAAGGTCCTGGCCGAGCGGAGGAAGCCCCTCAACATCGACCACCTCAGCGAGGACAAGCTCAG GGACAAGGCCAAGGAGCTCTGGGACACCTTGTACAAGCTAGAGATGGACAAGTTTGAGTATGGAGAGAAGCTGAAGCGTCAGAAATACGAC ATCATGAACGTCCGGGCCAGAGTGGAGATGCTGGCCAAGTT CAGCAAGAAGGCCGGGACCACGGCCAAGGGCAAAGTCGGCGGGCGCTGGAAGTAG